From Paenibacillus sp. V4I7, one genomic window encodes:
- a CDS encoding DUF6157 family protein, which produces MAYDDAHMSYKDTFIQVSADCPVEVGTVPSMKKDSKTAHLIQYELLSQNPYKYTQGELIYEVYLLHKQIPQSEIEARSNEIREELFSKNHPCLRASMLPKKHGWGVHYNEEGKIAIYPMESEAYQQFVEAGTGSEDGPKLLFAMRSSRG; this is translated from the coding sequence ATGGCCTATGATGATGCGCATATGAGTTATAAGGATACATTTATACAGGTTTCTGCTGACTGTCCAGTTGAAGTCGGAACTGTACCTTCCATGAAAAAGGATAGTAAAACCGCTCATTTGATTCAATACGAGCTACTGTCACAGAACCCTTATAAATATACACAAGGCGAACTTATTTATGAAGTCTATTTGCTACATAAGCAAATCCCTCAGAGTGAAATCGAAGCTCGAAGTAATGAAATTCGTGAGGAGCTTTTTTCTAAAAACCACCCTTGTTTAAGAGCTTCCATGCTTCCCAAAAAGCACGGTTGGGGCGTACATTACAATGAAGAAGGCAAAATTGCGATTTACCCTATGGAATCTGAAGCCTACCAGCAATTTGTTGAAGCAGGTACGGGGAGTGAAGATGGTCCGAAGTTGTTATTTGCGATGCGAAGTTCTCGCGGGTGA
- a CDS encoding DUF1697 domain-containing protein: MPKYVALLRGINVSGQKIIKMDKLRSIFESMDYKNVITYIQSGNVIFDCEEEDPAVVRDRIVSELKGQLTFDIPVVIRTLEELHEVVENTPYHIVNAEANEQRYITFLSHPATDAAIAKLEAFQNEVDEFHVKGLTVYLLIRKNYGESKFSNNFIEKKLGVSATTRNWETVNKLIQLAEGGS; encoded by the coding sequence ATGCCGAAGTATGTTGCACTTTTGCGCGGAATTAATGTCAGCGGACAGAAGATTATTAAGATGGACAAGCTGCGAAGCATTTTTGAATCCATGGATTATAAGAATGTAATTACGTATATACAGAGCGGTAACGTCATTTTTGATTGTGAGGAAGAAGACCCTGCGGTCGTACGTGATCGAATTGTCAGTGAGCTAAAGGGTCAACTTACCTTCGATATTCCTGTCGTCATCCGAACTTTAGAAGAATTGCACGAGGTTGTAGAAAATACGCCATACCATATAGTCAATGCAGAAGCGAATGAACAAAGATATATCACCTTTTTATCTCATCCAGCGACCGATGCGGCTATCGCCAAATTAGAAGCCTTTCAAAATGAAGTGGACGAGTTCCACGTCAAAGGGCTCACCGTATATTTACTCATTCGTAAAAACTACGGAGAATCAAAGTTCAGCAACAATTTCATCGAAAAGAAGCTAGGTGTATCCGCGACAACACGGAACTGGGAGACTGTGAATAAATTGATTCAACTTGCAGAAGGAGGGAGTTAA
- a CDS encoding HAD-IIB family hydrolase, with translation MNKGYYLTDLDGTLLQSNATPSEYTVRVMSRAITEGAVVSYATARSYQSSNAVVSQIPWSHPLVLYNGALLFDPVEKCVLDGFWLDPKTTNTLLLIGKSIGLVPLLFALDHEDKERVLHEKLGRTGDLQFAASRPNDPRFSEVEELACPDTLRPLILTYIGLFDELAPLKEKVIAALGSKVHIHFMKDNYIDNHYFLEFSHPQANKQNGLLLWAKHVGCSSADVTVFGDNLNDVGMFLAAGRKVAVANAHPEILDMADEIVQSNEEDGVAAFIEARMKANKP, from the coding sequence ATGAACAAAGGCTATTATTTAACAGATTTAGATGGTACCTTACTTCAATCTAATGCTACTCCGTCGGAGTACACTGTACGAGTAATGAGTCGAGCAATTACGGAAGGTGCCGTCGTAAGTTATGCCACTGCGCGAAGCTATCAAAGCTCAAACGCCGTCGTTTCACAAATTCCATGGTCCCATCCGCTTGTTCTCTACAATGGGGCATTACTATTCGACCCTGTCGAGAAATGTGTGCTGGACGGATTTTGGCTTGATCCAAAGACGACGAATACCCTTTTACTGATCGGGAAATCAATCGGTTTAGTCCCTCTTCTGTTTGCTTTAGATCACGAGGATAAGGAGCGAGTACTACATGAGAAGCTTGGTAGGACAGGGGATCTGCAGTTTGCAGCCAGCCGACCTAACGATCCGAGATTCAGTGAAGTTGAGGAGTTGGCATGTCCTGATACATTACGTCCTCTAATTCTAACCTATATTGGTTTGTTTGATGAACTTGCTCCCTTGAAAGAAAAGGTAATCGCTGCACTCGGGTCAAAGGTTCACATTCATTTTATGAAAGATAACTATATCGATAATCATTATTTTCTCGAATTCAGCCATCCACAAGCGAATAAGCAGAATGGATTGCTTTTGTGGGCTAAGCATGTGGGATGCAGCTCTGCGGATGTCACAGTTTTTGGAGACAATCTGAATGATGTCGGCATGTTTCTAGCGGCAGGTCGTAAGGTTGCTGTTGCCAATGCGCATCCTGAAATTTTGGACATGGCGGATGAGATTGTTCAAAGTAATGAAGAAGATGGTGTTGCTGCTTTTATCGAGGCTAGAATGAAAGCAAATAAGCCATAA
- a CDS encoding manganese-dependent inorganic pyrophosphatase, with protein MSKTLIFGHKNPDTDSITSAIAYAALKTKLGQEVEAVRLGSVNGETQYALDTFKVAAPRQVETVANEAANVILVDHVERQQSVSDIDQVRVVEVIDHHRIANFETSHPLYYRAEPVGCTATILNKLYKENGVSIDKDIAGLMLSAIISDSLLFKSPTCTEQDVAAARELAAIAGVDAETYGLEMLKAGADLSDKTVAQLISLDAKEFQMGSYKAEIAQVNAVDVNDVLSQQAEIESALNAIIAEKNLDLFLFVVTDILNNDSVGLALGRKADAVEKAYNVTLVDNKALLKGVVSRKSQIVPVLTDIFNNL; from the coding sequence ATGTCAAAAACACTAATTTTCGGACATAAAAATCCGGACACTGATTCAATCACATCAGCAATTGCTTATGCTGCACTGAAAACGAAATTAGGCCAAGAGGTCGAAGCTGTTCGTCTAGGCAGTGTGAATGGTGAAACACAATATGCATTGGATACTTTTAAAGTTGCAGCGCCTCGTCAAGTTGAGACTGTTGCGAATGAAGCAGCTAATGTCATCTTGGTAGACCATGTTGAGCGTCAACAAAGTGTTTCAGACATCGATCAAGTACGTGTTGTGGAAGTAATTGACCACCACCGTATTGCTAACTTCGAGACTAGCCATCCGCTTTACTACCGCGCAGAGCCAGTTGGTTGCACAGCAACCATCCTAAATAAATTGTACAAAGAAAACGGAGTTTCCATCGACAAAGACATCGCAGGTTTGATGCTTTCAGCTATCATTTCGGATTCCTTGTTGTTCAAATCCCCGACTTGCACGGAGCAAGACGTTGCCGCTGCTCGCGAACTTGCTGCAATTGCTGGCGTGGACGCTGAGACTTATGGTCTGGAAATGTTGAAAGCCGGAGCAGATCTGAGTGACAAAACAGTTGCACAATTGATTTCTTTGGACGCAAAAGAATTCCAAATGGGCAGCTATAAAGCCGAAATCGCACAAGTAAATGCGGTTGATGTTAACGATGTTCTTTCCCAGCAAGCTGAGATTGAATCCGCGCTTAATGCCATCATCGCTGAGAAAAACCTGGACTTGTTCTTGTTTGTTGTTACAGACATTCTTAACAATGATTCCGTCGGTCTTGCTCTTGGACGTAAAGCCGATGCTGTGGAGAAAGCTTACAACGTTACGCTTGTAGACAACAAAGCGTTGCTCAAAGGCGTTGTTTCACGTAAATCTCAAATCGTTCCTGTTCTTACGGATATCTTCAACAACCTGTAG
- a CDS encoding polysaccharide deacetylase family protein: MLHPDMFARQMDYFAAHHYTPLTLHDFVRIIEKKQPSPERPVLLTFDDGYANNAEVALPILQRHRFPATLFLSPGFIGQPGYLSWPQVQELSAAGWDIAPHGLTHPHLTQLSVEQQREEITESRRRIEQALGKSVDVFAYPFGEYNEETLKILKEAAYRYAFTTKEGYASSNQSPYELSRIVVHGEDDFATWVQKLTASLVSLINLISFVG; this comes from the coding sequence GTGCTCCACCCCGATATGTTCGCGCGCCAAATGGACTATTTCGCTGCGCATCACTACACCCCGTTGACGCTGCATGACTTCGTGCGCATCATCGAGAAGAAACAGCCGTCACCGGAGAGGCCCGTGCTGCTCACGTTCGATGACGGCTACGCGAATAACGCTGAGGTGGCGTTGCCGATCCTCCAGCGTCATCGCTTTCCGGCGACGCTGTTCCTGTCGCCAGGATTCATTGGCCAGCCAGGCTACTTAAGCTGGCCGCAAGTGCAAGAGCTGAGCGCGGCGGGGTGGGACATAGCGCCGCATGGGCTGACACATCCGCATCTCACACAGCTCAGCGTTGAACAGCAGCGCGAAGAGATCACGGAATCGCGCCGACGTATTGAGCAGGCGCTTGGGAAGAGCGTAGATGTTTTTGCTTATCCGTTTGGCGAGTATAATGAGGAAACGTTGAAGATCTTAAAAGAGGCGGCTTACCGCTATGCCTTTACAACGAAGGAAGGGTATGCTTCATCGAACCAATCGCCATATGAACTAAGTCGAATTGTCGTTCATGGCGAAGATGATTTTGCTACATGGGTTCAGAAGCTTACTGCTAGTTTGGTTAGCTTGATTAACTTGATTAGCTTTGTTGGCTGA
- a CDS encoding threonine/serine exporter family protein, whose product MMIEQLLTSFIATAAFAILFNVPKGTLLQCGFVGMCGWMLYVSFQMIPLDPILATLIASFFVTVISQFFAKIYKTPVIVFSVSGIIPLVPGGLAYDAMRNVVLNHYDLAVQLAAKAFLLSGAIAIGLVFSEVLNQLLRRTKH is encoded by the coding sequence ATGATGATTGAACAGCTCTTAACGAGTTTCATCGCGACTGCGGCATTCGCTATTCTTTTCAATGTTCCTAAGGGCACACTTTTGCAGTGCGGCTTCGTGGGAATGTGCGGTTGGATGCTATATGTTTCCTTTCAAATGATTCCTTTAGACCCAATCCTGGCCACGTTGATTGCCTCTTTTTTCGTAACCGTGATTAGTCAATTTTTTGCTAAAATATACAAAACTCCTGTTATTGTATTCAGTGTATCGGGTATCATCCCGTTAGTTCCAGGGGGCTTAGCCTATGATGCTATGCGTAATGTCGTTCTCAATCACTATGATCTGGCCGTACAACTGGCAGCCAAAGCCTTCCTGTTATCGGGTGCTATCGCGATCGGACTTGTCTTCTCCGAGGTTCTTAATCAACTGTTGCGTCGAACAAAACATTGA
- a CDS encoding metal-sensitive transcriptional regulator, whose translation MEYDKALKNRLKRIEGQIRGVLGMLEAGEDCREIVTQLSAVRTAVDRTIGVVIGSNLQHCIHEELEKGNSPDKVIQEAVELLVKSR comes from the coding sequence ATGGAATACGATAAGGCTTTAAAAAATAGATTAAAACGGATTGAAGGACAAATCCGCGGAGTCCTTGGAATGCTGGAGGCAGGGGAGGATTGCCGTGAGATTGTGACTCAATTATCAGCTGTTCGTACGGCTGTGGATAGAACGATTGGTGTTGTCATCGGCTCTAATCTACAGCACTGTATCCATGAAGAGCTTGAGAAGGGGAACTCGCCAGACAAGGTGATCCAAGAAGCTGTTGAACTTCTCGTCAAGAGTAGATAA
- a CDS encoding threonine/serine exporter family protein translates to MAYPAATNYEIAQVCLLAGKIMLENGGETYRVEDTMTHVAEAFGVPNSHSFVTPTGIIFSIDGPEQTTRLIRISARSTDLRKVTIVNAVSRRISQGELTPKEAYQLLEDIDVAQMGYPAWFQILSAAVASGCFLIMFQGEWHDFLSAFVAGGAGLAFLNYFHRLVPIKFFAEFLASLLIGTMAFLFVKVGLGHELDTIIIGSVMPLVPGLLITNAVRDLMAGHFVSGVSKGAEAFLTAFAIGAGIAFVLSFYNGEGI, encoded by the coding sequence ATGGCGTATCCTGCTGCTACGAACTACGAAATTGCACAAGTTTGTTTACTAGCCGGTAAAATCATGTTGGAAAACGGTGGTGAAACCTATCGCGTTGAAGACACCATGACCCACGTCGCTGAAGCCTTTGGAGTACCGAACTCCCATAGCTTTGTAACGCCGACCGGTATCATTTTCTCCATAGATGGGCCTGAGCAGACCACACGACTTATTCGTATATCCGCTCGATCGACCGATCTTCGTAAAGTCACGATTGTAAATGCTGTTTCTAGACGAATCAGCCAAGGGGAACTTACACCTAAAGAAGCTTATCAACTGCTTGAGGACATTGATGTGGCCCAAATGGGTTATCCCGCTTGGTTTCAAATACTATCCGCTGCTGTTGCAAGCGGTTGTTTCTTAATCATGTTCCAAGGAGAATGGCATGATTTCCTATCTGCATTCGTTGCAGGCGGAGCTGGTTTAGCGTTTCTTAATTATTTTCATCGGCTAGTGCCGATTAAGTTCTTCGCTGAGTTTCTGGCTTCCTTACTCATTGGAACCATGGCTTTTTTGTTTGTTAAAGTAGGGCTTGGTCATGAACTTGATACCATTATTATTGGTTCAGTCATGCCGCTTGTTCCGGGACTTCTGATTACGAATGCCGTGCGCGACTTAATGGCAGGCCATTTCGTTTCAGGGGTTTCCAAAGGCGCTGAAGCCTTCTTAACTGCTTTTGCCATAGGAGCCGGCATTGCCTTTGTACTTTCATTTTATAATGGGGAGGGAATTTAG
- a CDS encoding DUF2087 domain-containing protein gives MEMSEMFWKASLDEWKRGYVQEDDGYICLLCGKRTEAGIIYPQDGVLYEAERYLKWHIGHAHGSVFQYFIGLDKKLTGLTDHQNSLLQLFYEGKSDSEIQKELGIGSASTIRNHRFGLKEKERQAKIFVTMMELLKEKDQHAPVFVEIHKTAKMVDERYNITQDEYEKIIKKYFPNGTSGELVSFSQQEKHKVVVLREIAKRFEQDRFYEEKEVNEIIKPVFHDYVKIRRYLIEYGFLDRQPDGSQYWLKG, from the coding sequence TTGGAAATGTCTGAAATGTTCTGGAAAGCCTCACTTGATGAGTGGAAACGTGGCTATGTACAGGAAGATGATGGTTACATTTGTTTGCTTTGCGGCAAGAGAACGGAAGCGGGAATTATTTATCCCCAGGATGGTGTCTTGTATGAGGCAGAGCGTTATCTGAAATGGCATATAGGGCATGCACATGGATCTGTTTTTCAATATTTCATCGGGTTGGATAAAAAGCTTACAGGTCTGACTGACCATCAGAATAGTTTGCTTCAACTGTTCTATGAAGGAAAGAGCGATAGTGAAATCCAAAAGGAATTGGGCATTGGCAGTGCCTCAACGATTCGTAATCATCGATTTGGATTGAAGGAAAAAGAGCGCCAAGCCAAGATTTTTGTGACGATGATGGAACTGTTAAAAGAGAAGGACCAGCACGCGCCTGTTTTTGTAGAAATTCATAAAACGGCCAAGATGGTGGATGAACGATACAATATCACGCAAGATGAGTACGAGAAGATCATTAAGAAGTATTTCCCTAATGGTACGTCAGGCGAGCTAGTCTCATTTTCACAGCAAGAAAAGCATAAAGTCGTTGTGCTGCGTGAAATCGCCAAACGATTCGAACAAGATCGCTTTTATGAAGAAAAGGAAGTCAACGAGATTATCAAGCCAGTTTTTCATGACTATGTGAAGATTCGCAGATATTTGATTGAGTATGGCTTTCTCGATCGACAACCAGACGGAAGTCAATATTGGCTGAAAGGATGA
- a CDS encoding translocation protein TolB: MRAFRNAILVILAVVLIMTNSTTIYAKKPAELLKAAFVRNGDLWIKAGNNERQQTRGAYILNPKWSYDGQWIAYIKGENEQELWLLQVQTGQSHLVAQEGGRNFQWQPNRNSLAFLTGQQLNWIDSDELSKPVKVADGIGNYSWYPDGSGFLASTTAKLLHDGWTPIRIMKIPLTANADPNLIKTLYVLPKQSDDFFAVNTSIFKWSANERWIVFLAKPTASLSADSNTLCVLSADGSVFKTIDQMVSNVMWFEWASKDEKLAYIEGVGREATTNKHLKVLRLPVGKSVSVSYTPRGYVEHSFTWYSLRSIITSRSKEAEWSIDSAKREFPYLVNVKLKSQQQKLITQPSETYGDFNPISLPSHQLAWIRSNRSISNVMVTSPHSTNAEIWIENIDLGANYYEQRNWNTVLSFFIRK; the protein is encoded by the coding sequence ATGAGAGCTTTTAGAAATGCCATTCTTGTCATATTGGCTGTAGTACTCATCATGACGAATAGTACGACTATTTATGCAAAAAAGCCCGCTGAACTGCTGAAAGCAGCATTCGTTCGAAATGGCGATCTATGGATTAAAGCCGGTAACAACGAAAGACAACAAACCCGAGGAGCATATATATTAAACCCGAAATGGTCTTATGACGGCCAGTGGATAGCTTACATAAAGGGCGAAAATGAGCAGGAACTGTGGCTATTACAGGTTCAAACTGGACAAAGTCATCTCGTTGCACAGGAAGGCGGAAGGAACTTTCAATGGCAACCTAACCGGAATTCTCTCGCATTTCTAACAGGGCAGCAGCTTAATTGGATAGACTCAGATGAACTTTCAAAACCGGTGAAGGTTGCAGACGGTATCGGGAATTATTCCTGGTATCCGGATGGAAGCGGATTCTTAGCTTCAACAACTGCTAAGCTTTTACACGATGGATGGACACCGATACGAATAATGAAAATTCCATTAACTGCAAATGCCGATCCTAACCTCATTAAGACGTTGTATGTCCTGCCCAAGCAATCTGATGATTTTTTTGCTGTGAACACCAGCATCTTCAAGTGGTCTGCAAACGAACGTTGGATTGTTTTCTTAGCAAAGCCTACCGCATCGCTGTCTGCCGATAGCAATACACTGTGTGTGTTATCCGCAGACGGTTCAGTTTTCAAAACAATTGATCAAATGGTTAGCAACGTGATGTGGTTTGAGTGGGCGAGCAAAGATGAGAAACTTGCTTATATCGAAGGTGTCGGAAGAGAAGCTACAACGAATAAACATTTGAAAGTTTTACGGCTTCCTGTAGGGAAATCTGTTTCTGTTTCCTACACTCCTAGGGGATATGTCGAGCATAGCTTCACTTGGTATAGTCTCCGAAGTATCATTACTTCAAGATCCAAAGAAGCGGAGTGGTCGATCGACTCAGCCAAACGCGAGTTTCCTTATTTGGTTAATGTGAAGTTGAAGAGTCAACAACAGAAGCTTATAACACAGCCTTCGGAAACTTATGGTGACTTTAATCCCATCTCACTACCCTCACACCAGTTGGCATGGATCAGATCCAATCGAAGCATATCCAATGTCATGGTCACCAGTCCTCATAGCACAAATGCTGAAATTTGGATCGAAAACATAGACCTTGGGGCCAACTACTACGAACAGCGGAACTGGAATACGGTACTGAGTTTTTTTATTCGAAAATAA
- a CDS encoding GIY-YIG nuclease family protein: MNRRQELQQLYKETKKEAGVFQVRNTMNGKLWILSTKNLKTMNGKLLELQMGTHRNLLLQKDWNEFGGDAFVLEVLEVLKVKETGYFDENDALKKLEEKWLEELQPYEDRGYNKRKL; encoded by the coding sequence ATGAATCGTAGACAAGAGCTGCAGCAACTATATAAAGAAACGAAGAAGGAAGCCGGTGTTTTTCAAGTCCGGAATACGATGAATGGAAAGTTGTGGATTTTAAGTACGAAGAATTTAAAAACTATGAATGGGAAGCTATTGGAATTGCAAATGGGCACGCATCGGAATCTGTTACTTCAGAAGGATTGGAACGAATTTGGCGGCGATGCCTTCGTGCTTGAGGTTCTAGAAGTACTCAAAGTGAAGGAGACTGGTTACTTCGACGAGAACGATGCGTTGAAGAAGCTGGAAGAGAAGTGGCTTGAGGAACTCCAACCCTATGAGGATCGCGGTTATAATAAGCGGAAGCTTTAG
- a CDS encoding CoA-disulfide reductase → MKRTIVIIGGVAGGASAAARLRRLNENDEIVMYERGEHISFANCGLPYYIGETITNRDKLLIQSPKTMKDRFGIDVRIQTEVMAIDRQAKKVIARNLFTGVVQEQPYDFLIMSPGAKPIVPDIQGLAAADAVFTLRNIPDTDRIKSYLDSTKPKHVTIIGGGFIGIEMAENLRHRGIEVSVIERNPQVLGPLDPEMAKLIERHLLLKGVDLIFNDGVVALEDSGKTVKLASGKALATDMIILSVGVKPESQLAREAGLELGVKESIRVNEHLQTNDPSIYAIGDAIEVKDRVQGFETVVPLAWGANRQGRLVADHINGLQASYHGAYGTAIVKVFDLTAAVTGNNEKTLRRLGVPYEVIHIHPSSHASYYPGAASISLKLIFDKESGKIFGAQIVGADGVDKRLDVIAAAMRGGLKAYELADLELSYAPPYSSAKDPVNMAGYVASNIMEGLVNTLQWHEVDRYVENGGLLIDVRDEIERELGCIPGSINIPLNSLRDRLHDIPIDSEVAVSCQVGLRGYLAARILKQNGYKVSNVDGGYKTYSVMMDGVQTQSIKAVTTTEISKSMEAQSNTNQPPLFVDACGLQCPGPIMRVYETMRGLQVGERLEVHATDFGFASDIQKWSEKTGHTMESVDTSSGIVKAVVRKGQGETPDLSSSASQVSTNGTTMVVFSGDLDKTIAAFIIASGAAAMGKKVTMFFTFWGLNVLRKEDAPYVAKDGLESMFSMMMPKGTRKLPLSKMNMGGMGAKMIRHVMKQKNVESLESLMQGAIQAGVKLIACTMSMDIMGIKREELIDGIDYAGVASYLGDAEDAGLNLFI, encoded by the coding sequence ATGAAAAGAACAATTGTTATTATCGGTGGAGTTGCAGGGGGAGCGTCCGCAGCTGCACGTCTTCGCAGACTGAATGAAAACGATGAAATCGTCATGTATGAGCGGGGAGAACATATCTCCTTCGCGAATTGTGGCTTGCCTTATTATATTGGTGAAACAATAACGAACCGCGATAAACTGCTAATCCAGTCACCTAAAACAATGAAGGACCGTTTCGGCATTGATGTCAGGATTCAAACCGAAGTGATGGCCATTGATCGTCAAGCCAAAAAGGTTATTGCCCGTAATCTGTTTACGGGGGTAGTTCAAGAACAACCTTACGATTTTTTGATCATGTCACCGGGAGCTAAGCCTATCGTCCCTGACATTCAAGGTTTAGCGGCAGCAGATGCCGTATTTACTCTTCGGAATATACCGGATACGGATCGTATTAAATCATACTTGGATTCGACAAAACCGAAGCATGTCACCATTATCGGCGGGGGATTCATTGGGATTGAGATGGCGGAAAATCTTCGTCACCGGGGTATTGAAGTGTCGGTTATCGAACGTAATCCACAGGTTTTAGGGCCACTTGATCCAGAAATGGCGAAACTAATTGAAAGACATTTGTTGCTCAAAGGTGTTGACTTGATTTTCAATGATGGCGTAGTGGCTTTGGAGGATAGTGGGAAAACCGTGAAGTTAGCATCCGGTAAAGCGTTGGCCACAGATATGATCATCCTGTCGGTCGGTGTTAAACCTGAAAGCCAATTGGCCCGTGAAGCAGGGCTTGAATTAGGGGTTAAGGAATCAATACGAGTAAACGAGCATTTGCAGACAAATGATCCGTCTATCTATGCGATTGGGGATGCTATTGAGGTTAAAGACCGGGTTCAAGGCTTTGAAACGGTTGTCCCCCTTGCATGGGGGGCTAATCGTCAAGGACGTCTGGTTGCTGATCATATTAACGGACTTCAAGCCTCTTATCATGGAGCATATGGAACAGCCATTGTGAAGGTTTTTGATCTCACTGCTGCCGTTACAGGCAATAACGAGAAGACACTGCGACGATTGGGAGTTCCCTATGAAGTCATTCATATACACCCGAGCTCTCATGCTAGCTATTATCCGGGGGCGGCTTCTATTTCGCTCAAGCTTATTTTTGACAAAGAAAGTGGAAAAATCTTCGGTGCCCAAATCGTTGGAGCAGATGGCGTGGATAAGCGATTGGATGTAATTGCCGCAGCGATGCGCGGTGGTTTGAAAGCTTACGAGCTTGCTGACTTAGAACTGTCTTATGCTCCGCCTTATTCATCAGCGAAGGATCCCGTTAATATGGCCGGATATGTGGCGTCCAACATTATGGAAGGTCTAGTAAATACCCTTCAGTGGCATGAGGTTGATCGTTACGTGGAAAATGGTGGACTTCTAATCGATGTGAGAGACGAAATTGAAAGAGAGCTTGGCTGTATTCCAGGTTCCATTAATATCCCACTTAACTCTTTACGTGATCGTCTACATGACATACCCATTGACTCAGAAGTTGCTGTTTCCTGTCAGGTCGGATTACGAGGGTATTTAGCAGCTCGCATTCTTAAACAGAACGGCTACAAAGTTAGTAATGTGGATGGCGGCTACAAGACGTATAGCGTGATGATGGATGGAGTTCAAACACAATCGATAAAAGCAGTGACAACAACGGAGATTAGTAAGTCTATGGAAGCACAATCAAATACGAATCAGCCACCCCTCTTTGTTGATGCTTGCGGCTTACAATGCCCGGGTCCGATCATGAGGGTTTATGAGACCATGCGAGGATTGCAGGTCGGGGAACGGTTAGAGGTTCACGCTACAGATTTCGGATTCGCTTCCGATATTCAGAAATGGTCTGAGAAAACCGGGCATACGATGGAATCGGTGGATACTTCTTCAGGCATTGTCAAGGCTGTTGTGCGCAAAGGACAGGGGGAAACGCCAGACCTTTCATCGAGTGCCTCACAGGTTAGCACTAATGGGACAACGATGGTCGTATTCAGTGGGGACTTGGATAAGACGATTGCTGCATTTATCATTGCCTCGGGTGCGGCAGCGATGGGCAAGAAAGTAACGATGTTCTTCACGTTCTGGGGTTTGAATGTACTTCGTAAAGAGGATGCGCCTTACGTAGCGAAAGATGGTCTAGAATCTATGTTCAGCATGATGATGCCCAAAGGAACCAGAAAATTGCCTTTATCCAAAATGAATATGGGAGGTATGGGCGCTAAGATGATTAGACATGTTATGAAGCAGAAAAATGTCGAGTCACTAGAGTCGCTCATGCAAGGTGCCATCCAAGCCGGCGTGAAATTAATTGCTTGTACGATGAGTATGGATATAATGGGTATTAAACGGGAAGAGTTGATCGATGGCATTGATTATGCCGGTGTAGCCAGCTACTTGGGCGATGCGGAGGATGCCGGACTCAATCTCTTTATCTAA